In Actinomycetota bacterium, the genomic window GTTTTTTACGCCTTGACTCATACCCACGGATTATGAGTCCGATGCTCTGACCGACTGAGCTACCGCCCCCGAACGCTTAAGTTTATCGTGTAATCCGCAGACTAAAAACAACGGATGTACTAGTTGGGCAAGGCGGCTAATCGGGATAGCGCGTCTTTCTGAACGCGCATTACAGTCCACTCGTTCATAGCTTCTGCGCCCAGTGATTCGTAGAAATCAATGGCCGGCATATTCCAATCCAGGACCCACCACTGTAGCCTTTCGTACCCTCTAGAAACACAAATATTGGCCAAGTAACTTAGCAAAGCCTTTCCGTATCCGTTGCCTCGATACTCCGGTCTGACAAATAGATCTTCCACATAAATCCCGTGCGTGCCAGTCCAAGTTGAATAGTTCAGGTACCAGACAACAAACCCAACAACCTGGCTTTCAACTTCAACAAAATTGCAAAATACTTGCGGGTGATCGCAGAAAAATGATTTCTCAATATCTTCAATGGTTGCTAACGCTTCATCAGGCGCTTTTTCATAGATCGCCAGATCCCTGATGAAGTCTAAAATCTGGTGGGCTTCGTTAGGTTGTGCTTCTCGAATTCGCATACAAGAGAGTCTAGAGAATTTGCCGAATGCCTGGGTATGCAAAGGGCTATCTCTCGCACATGACCTAAAAGCAATTTTTCTGTTTTTAACTTGCTTATGGTGAAAGTACGCAACTGAACCAGAGTCAATTCGACTACTTCCCCAAGGTTCAGTTGCTTCAGAGAGAGGAAAGAACATGTCAGATTTAGCAATCCGAGATTCCTTGGGTTTATTCGATTGGACACCTCGACTATTTGAATTGGATAGCGATGTGGCAACAATGCGAGTTGAAGAATATGTAGAAGATGGCGAACTCATAGTTAAGGCTGAAATCCCTGGAATTGATCCGGATAAGGATGTGAAAATAACGATGACCGAAGGCCGCCTTCGCATTCAGGCTCGTCGCAGTGAAGAGCGCGAACATCAGGGCGTAGATGCCTTTCGCAGTGAATTTCACTATGGACTTTTTATTCGCGATTTTGTTTTACCTGCTGGCACGGATAAGGACAAGGTAAAGGCAAGCTATCACGCTGGTCTACTAACCGTTCGAATTCCGATGCCAGAGGTAAATGAGGTAACAACAACGATCCCCATCACGCACACCTAATTGTTGTTACCCAGAGGTGCGCGAACCACTCCTTCCTTCCCGTGGTTCGCGCACCATTTCTTTTGCAATCTGAGTGAATTTGCCTAAACAAAGTCAATAATGAAAAAGAGAAATTAGTTGGTAACGAATGTGTTACCTGAATGAATGGGATTACCATCTGGCTGGTTGTTAAAGTGACAATCATGATGGGTCTTAGCACGCAAATTCGTAAGTCCACCGCAATTTTGGCAGCGGTAATTCTGCTGCTGACGCTTGGCATAAACATTGCCGCAACATCACAGACTTCAGCAGTTACCTTGGCACAATTGCCTGCGCCCGCGTCTTGCAATCCAGGAGCAACTCCAACCCCAAGTGTTTCGACATCTCCAGCGCCGATATCTTCGGTTAGCGCTACGCCAACTCCATCGCCAACAGCTACGACAACGGTGACCATTCACTATCGGGCCACAGATGCGAACAAGGTCAACTGGGTTATCTGGTCTTGGGAAGATAAGCCAGGTCAGGTAGGTAAGGATTTTGAATTCACTGGCATGGATGCCTTTGGCTGCATAGCCACAATCACCTACACCCGCGCTGTCACTTCAGTTGGTTTCATAGTCCACCAGAAGAATTCGTGGAATAAAGATGTAGGCAGCGACCGATTTGTTAAAAACTTTGGATCCAGCACACAAATCTGGTTACGCGCTGGCGACGCTCGGATTTACAAGGACATAAACAGTGCATTAAACCCACCGCGCCCAGCTGACCCTGCCTGGACCAAGAATGCAGTCATGTATCAGGTGAATGTGCGCGACTTTACGCCAGCTGGAACCTTTAGGGGAGTCACCGATAATCTGGCTCGCTTGAAGGCAATGGGCATCACAGTTGTGTACCTGATGCCAATTCACCCGATTGGCACACTTAATCGCAAGTGCACCTCCTCGGTAAATGCCAATGTCACGCCACCTGCCTCCATGACCTGCAAGGGCTCACCATACTCGGTAAAGGACTATCAGGCAGTCAGTCCCGATTACGGAACCCTTGCCGACTTTAAACTGCTGGTAAATACAGCGCACGCGCTTGGCATCAAAATTGTCCTTGACTGGGTAATCAACCACACCGCTTGGGACAATGTTTGGACTGCAAACAATAAGCCTTATTACCTCACCGATTCAACAGGCAAAATGAAGCCGCCAATGGCTGACTGGGCGGACGTGGTACAACTTGATTTCAGCAATGCTGCGATGCGCACAGCTATGATCAACGCGATGAAATTTTGGGTGACTGGTTATGACGTTGATGGTTTCCGACTTGATTATGCAAGTTCCCCATACATCTCACTTGATAACTGGGATCAGATGGCGACAACGCTGAATGCAATCAAGCCATTATTTTTCCTGGCTGAAGCGGATAGTTATCAAGCGTTGCTACAAAGCGCTTTTGTCTCGGATTACAACTTGCCGTTCCTGTACAGCTTCCTGAATAGCGTTGGCCAAGGCGGTGGCTCAAAGGGTAACTTCACTTATCAGGTACAGCGCTTAACTTCGTACTACCCGGCAAATACATATCCGACCAACTTCATAACAAATCACGACTGGAACGCTTGGTATGGTACCGAGTTTGAGCGGATGGGCTGCAACAAGTCCAGTGGTTCGCTATGTACTGATAGCCCCGCCGTCGCCGCAACCACAACTTTGACTGCGCTGTGGAAGGGCATCCCAATGCTCTACAACGGACAAGAGATTGGACTGTCTCGACGACTCGAATTTTTCTTGAAAGATCCTATTGTTTGGCCAACAGCGCTTAACCCAAAGGTGTCAACTACTTGGAACACAGCATCGCCGTGGATTAGGTTTTACACCAAACTTTTTGACCTGAAGGCAAAAAATGAAGCACTGGCCAGTGGAAACTTTGGCGGTGATGTAGTTGAAGTGCCTAACAGTGCTGACAAGGTTATTTCATTTACTCGAACCAAGAACGGCAACACCGTGCTCGTTGTGATGAATATTTCCAAAGATCAGTCACAAACAGTTACTGTCACTACCGGGCTGACCAACCAAAGGTTATTCCGATATTCAGACGGCGCTGCTACCACAATCAATGGCGATCTCTCTTTAACCCTCAAGCCATTGCAATACGAGATC contains:
- a CDS encoding Hsp20/alpha crystallin family protein, whose product is MSDLAIRDSLGLFDWTPRLFELDSDVATMRVEEYVEDGELIVKAEIPGIDPDKDVKITMTEGRLRIQARRSEEREHQGVDAFRSEFHYGLFIRDFVLPAGTDKDKVKASYHAGLLTVRIPMPEVNEVTTTIPITHT
- a CDS encoding GNAT family N-acetyltransferase, giving the protein MRIREAQPNEAHQILDFIRDLAIYEKAPDEALATIEDIEKSFFCDHPQVFCNFVEVESQVVGFVVWYLNYSTWTGTHGIYVEDLFVRPEYRGNGYGKALLSYLANICVSRGYERLQWWVLDWNMPAIDFYESLGAEAMNEWTVMRVQKDALSRLAALPN